The genomic window CTCGTTTAGTGTTTGAAATGTCTTTTTCCTGTAAAGACCATAGCGATGCCGTATTTATCCGCCGCTGCGATAACTTCGTCATCTTTCTTTGACCCGCCGGGCTGGATTATACAGGCAACTCCGTGCTTTGCGGCCTGGTCGATATTATCAGGGAATGGGAAGAACGCATCGCTGCCCATCGCACAGCCTTTCGGGTCCTCGGCTGAATTTTTGAAAGCGATAAAGCCGGACTCGACACGGTTCATCTGTCCTGCGCCGACGCCGATAAGTCTTCTGTCTTTTACGAGCGTAATTGTATTGCTCTTTACGTGCTTTGCGCAAATCCATGCGATTCGCAAATCTTCAAGCTGTTCCTTGTTCGGTTTTACCTTTGTCGGATAGGTCAGCAGGGCGGGTTCCCAGCCGATAAGGTCTCTGTCCTGCAGCAGCATACCGCCGACGATGCAGCGGACATCGAATTCGCCGCAGTTGATTTTTGCCCTGTCGATTGCCGATGTTGACATAAGCCTCACGCGTTTGCCCCATGGCTTGAGAGTCCTGATTGTTTCAAGTGCGTCGTCGTCGAATCCCGGCGCGATTATAACTTCGGCGAAGAATCCGGCAGCACCTTTTGCTTTGCCGAACCGTGAATAAGATTCCATTACCGTCGTGGCAAGGTTCTTATCGACCTTTCTGTTCAGAGCGATAATTCCACCGAATGCGCTTGTAACATCTGTTTCGTAAGCTTTTTGATATGCCTTGTGAATATCGTCATCGATTGCGCAGCCGCAGGGATTAAGATGTTTTACAACAATCGCCGCCGGCTCGGCGAATTCCTTTACAAGCTCGAATGCCGCATTAACATCGAGCAGATTATTGAAGCTTATCTGCGTTTCGTCTTCCATAATTTTCGCAGATGACACATTTACCTCTTCGTTTGCCGGAAGTTTATAAAACGCTCCGCTCTGATGAGGATTTTCGCCGTAACGCAGTTCCTTCACTTTTGACAGGGCGATGCTTATTCTTTCCGGATACCTTACGCCTGCCTGTTTATTGAGATATTTCGATATCGCGGCATCGTAACCTGCCGTCAGGCCGAACGCGATTCTTGCGAAATCGCTTCTCGTTTTTTCGCTTACGGAACCGCCGCTTGCCTTCATCTCCGCGATTACTTTTTCGTACTGGCAGGAGCTTGTAACTACCGTAACAAATTTATGATTTTTCGCAGCCGAACGAACCATGCTTGGGCCACCGATGTCTATATTTTCAATCGCGTCTTCGAATTTGCAGCCGGGTTTGGCGACAGTTTGTTCGAATGGATAAAGATTGATGCAGACCATATCAATCGGCTCGATGCCGTGCTTTTTCATCGCTGCCTGATGTTCGGTGTTATCGCGGATACTCAACAGCCCGCCGTGGATTTTCGGATGAAGTGTCTTTACTCTGCCGTCCATCATTTCAGGAAAGCCGGTCACCGAATCTATACTGACAACATTTACACCGGCGAGAGCAAGTGCCTTGGCTGTTCCGCCGGTACTGATGATTTTTACGCCCATTGCCGAAAGATTTTTTGCAAAATCGACAATACCTGCTTTATCCGATACGCTGATTAGTGCCGTCCTGACTTTCACATCCATTTGATTTTTCCTTCTCCTTAAGGTTATGGTTTTATTTTTTTATGGGCTTAATGCATGAAATGCTTTTGTCTTCCATGATATATATGCTCGAGTCGTATGTATTAACCGCAAAACTGGTTACGGAAGC from Phycisphaerae bacterium includes these protein-coding regions:
- the purH gene encoding bifunctional phosphoribosylaminoimidazolecarboxamide formyltransferase/IMP cyclohydrolase, encoding MDVKVRTALISVSDKAGIVDFAKNLSAMGVKIISTGGTAKALALAGVNVVSIDSVTGFPEMMDGRVKTLHPKIHGGLLSIRDNTEHQAAMKKHGIEPIDMVCINLYPFEQTVAKPGCKFEDAIENIDIGGPSMVRSAAKNHKFVTVVTSSCQYEKVIAEMKASGGSVSEKTRSDFARIAFGLTAGYDAAISKYLNKQAGVRYPERISIALSKVKELRYGENPHQSGAFYKLPANEEVNVSSAKIMEDETQISFNNLLDVNAAFELVKEFAEPAAIVVKHLNPCGCAIDDDIHKAYQKAYETDVTSAFGGIIALNRKVDKNLATTVMESYSRFGKAKGAAGFFAEVIIAPGFDDDALETIRTLKPWGKRVRLMSTSAIDRAKINCGEFDVRCIVGGMLLQDRDLIGWEPALLTYPTKVKPNKEQLEDLRIAWICAKHVKSNTITLVKDRRLIGVGAGQMNRVESGFIAFKNSAEDPKGCAMGSDAFFPFPDNIDQAAKHGVACIIQPGGSKKDDEVIAAADKYGIAMVFTGKRHFKH